A section of the Ranitomeya imitator isolate aRanImi1 chromosome 7, aRanImi1.pri, whole genome shotgun sequence genome encodes:
- the GRID2IP gene encoding delphilin isoform X2 encodes MGKHHGFSRHFRIFIPKKHRQRFDHVVSQSLISKICRSRSERSNRLRRSRSEDHHERLLVSTRAAPMPHCQDEGGRGMKKSSSLVAGSVGTGKPHRTIRVCKGSSSFGFTLRGNAPVWIESILPGSPAEVAGLQPGDRILFLNGLDMRNCCHEKVVCMLQGSGAMPTLVVEEGSVSYCADSDSDTTVPTSALTSLQWVAEILPSNIRIQGRSFSQQLEHLLTPTERYTVCKALESFFQHRNIDTLIVDIYPVLDTPAKQVIWQFIFQLMTYEEQEHCQHKIARFLGYKAAAVDADIGVPHRGSVHGQAMYQGTIRAQAVEEGKTVYQCDPMEVTPRLTSGERQAGDGTSLPETPNPKMMSAVYAELENRFINNMPGKLSSLRSRGSCNVYHTTGERKLAQANHWQNSVPPSDPCPPQPPSAPSPSSSESNPYVSLDGSLPPSPTHRKMFTFSRPSRSRDTDRFLDALSRQLGRNLTITDQFLTPENDYEEMSFQDDHLSCAPREVSTTSESTGSSEDGSSLTYSSVSDHIPPPPHSPPPPPPPPNPRGDPARKKEISKKVPSSFSRNMGSCKQPPLPPAPPPLPIPPVPPAPPLEPLAHRGMHRRSESSHMSVKRLRWEQVENSEGTIWGQLGEDSDYEKLSDMVKYLDLELHFGTQKTALLPVMPESMKNKGAVEILSHKKAYNTAILIAHLKLSHQELRHILMTMENERLESSHIKQLLLYAPGEEERKHFQSYTGSPSKLSEPDQFALHMMQVPDYKMRLRSLLFKITLQEKTEEIRASCECVLKASTELKTSKKLAKILEFVLAMGNYLNDGQPKTNRTTGFKINFLTELNTTKTVDGKFTFLHILAKSLSQHFPELLSFAKDLPTVPLAAKVNQRSLTADLSDLHVTIQEIKNACGRMTSSHEDKFPLTMSTFLENTFPLMQSLDTMQHRAMEDFFKVCSYFGEDPKGSTTDTFFGIFADFISKFEKAFGDLQSGDAQLPPGNMPVW; translated from the exons ATGGGGAAACATCACGGCTTTTCCAGGCATTTCCG AATATTCATCCCCAAGAAACATCGGCAACGTTTTGACCATGTTGTGTCTCAGAGTCTCATCAGCAAGATCTGCCGATCCAGGAGTGAGCGCAGCAATCGTCTGAGGAGGAGTCGTAGTGAAGACCACCATGAAAGGTTGCTGGTGTCAACGAGGGCAGCTCCTATGCCGCACTGCCAGGATGAGGGGGGCAGAGGAATGAAGAAGAGCAGTTCCCTTGTTGCTGGCAGTGTGGGCACCGGGAAACCACACAG GACGATACGGGTGTGTAAGGGAAGTAGCAGCTTTGGGTTCACGTTACGGGGCAATGCTCCAGTATGGATAGAGTCCATTCTCCCAG GCAGCCCCGCAGAGGTGGCCGGGCTCCAGCCCGGAGACAGGATATTATTCTTGAACGGCTTGGACATGAG GAACTGTTGTCATGAGAAGGTGGTCTGCATGCTACAAGGCAGCGGCGCAATGCCGACATTAGTAGTGGAAGAGGGCAGTGTGTCGTACTGTGCAG ATTCCGACTCCGATACCACTGTCCCAACATCTGCCCTCACTTCCCTCCAGTGGGTAGCCGAAATCCTTCCATCCAACATCCGGATCCAAGGGCGGAGTTTTAGCCAACAGCTGGAACATCTGCTTACACCCACAGAGCGGTACACCGTGTGTAAAGCGCTAGAGAGCTTCTTCCAGCACAG GAACATTGACACTCTCATTGTGGATATCTATCCGGTCCTGGACACTCCGGCCAAACAGGTCATCTGGCAATTCATCTTCCAGCTGATGACATATGAGGAGCAGGAGCACTGCCAGCACAAGATCGCCCGCTTCCTGGGGTACAAGGCAG CTGCCGTGGATGCGGATATTGGGGTCCCACATCGAGGGTCTGTCCATGGGCAGGCAATGTACCAGGGGACTATACGAGCCCAAGCTGTGGAGGAAGGGAAGACAG TCTATCAGTGTGACCCAATGGAAGTTACCCCTCGCCTGACCTCAGGAGAGAGACAAGCGGGAGATGGGACGTCGTTACCCGAAACACCGAACCCCAAAATG ATGTCGGCTGTTTACGCAGAATTAGAGAATCGCTTCATTAATAACATGCCTGGTAAGCTAAGCAGCTTGAGATCCCGCGGGTCATGTAACGTCTACCACACCACAG GAGAGCGTAAGTTGGCACAGGCTAATCATTGGCAAAATTCCGTGCCACCCTCTGACCCGTGCCCGCCACAACCACCCAGTGCCCCGTCGCCCAGCAGCTCCGAATCTAATCCTTATGTCAGCCTGGATGGAAGTTTACCACCGTCGCCAACTCACAGGAAGATGTTCACCTTCTCACGACCGAGCCGCTCCCGGGACACCGACCGATTCCTGGACGCGCTCAGTCGCCAACTGGGACGGAATCTAACAATCACCGATCAGTTTCTCACCCCGGAGAACGACTACGAAGAG ATGAGCTTCCAAGACGACCATCTGAGCTGCGCCCCACGCGAAGTGAGCACGACCAGCGAGTCGACGGGCAGCAGCGAAGACGGCAGCTCACTCACCTATTCATCAGTATCCGACCACATCCCACCACCCCCACACAGCccgcctccccctccccctcctccgAATCCGAGAGGAGATCCGGCCCGCAAAAAGGAAATATCCAAAAAGGTGCCCTCTTCCTTCTCTCGAAACATGGGAAGTTGTAAACAGCCACCTTTACCTCCAGCCCCTCCACCTCTTCCAATACCACCTGTTCCCCCGGCGCCACCCCTGGAGCCCCTGGCACATCGTGGCATGCATCGGCGAAGTGAATCCAGCCACATGAGCGTGAAGAGACTGCGCTGGGAGCAGGTGGAAAATTCGGAAGGGACAATATGGGGGCAG TTGGGGGAAGATTCAGACTACGAAAAACTGAGTGACATGGTGAAGTACCTGGACCTGGAGCTGCACTTCGGTACCCAGAAAACAGCAC tCCTCCCGGTAATGCCAGAATCCATGAAAAACAAAGGTGCTGTTGAAATTTTGTCTCACAAAAAGGCCTACAACACAG CTATCCTGATTGCACACTTAAAGCTCTCGCACCAGGAGCTGCGCCACATTCTGATGACGATGGAGAACGAGCGCCTGGAGTCCTCACATATTAAGCAGCTGTTGCTTTACGCtccgggggaggaggagaggaagcATTTCCAGTCTTATACTGGGAGTCCCAGTAAGCTGAGTGAACCCGACCAGTTTGCCCTTCAC ATGATGCAAGTTCCGGACTATAAGATGCGTCTGAGAAGTCTCCTCTTTAAGATCACCTTGCAGGAGAAGACGGAGGAGATCCGGGCCAGCTGTGAATGCGTCCTGAAGGCTTCTACCGAGCTGAAGACCAGCAAGAAGCTGGCGAAGATCCTGGAG TTTGTTCTGGCGATGGGAAACTATCTGAATGACGGACAACCCAAAACTAACAGGACGACTGGGTTCAAGATCAACTTTCTGACGGAG CTCAACACCACAAAGACAGTAGACGGGAAATTCACCTTTTTGCACATACTCGCCAAATCCCTCAGCCAGCATTTCCCTGAGCTGCTAAGCTTTGCCAAGGATCTCCCCACTGTGCCTCTCGCTGCCAAAG TAAACCAGAGGTCACTTACTGCTGACCTGAGTGACCTACATGTGACTATTCAGGAGATTAAAAACGCCTGCGGCCGGATGACCAGCTCCCACGAGGACAAGTTCCCCCTCACTATGAGT ACATTCCTTGagaacacattccctttaatgcagAGTCTGGACACAATGCAGCATCGGGCCATGGAGGATTTCTTTAAAGTCTGCTCCTACTTCGGGGAGGACCCCAAGGGCTCTACCACCGATACTTTTTTTGGAATATTTGCTGATTTTATCAGCAAGTTTGAG AAAGCCTTCGGGGACCTTCAGTCAGGAGATGCCCAGCTCCCTCCAGGGAACATGCCCGTCTGGTAA